A single Mucilaginibacter inviolabilis DNA region contains:
- a CDS encoding DUF4280 domain-containing protein has protein sequence MGSSYLPSGVLVNCTLMTVTKPQNLGISRSKKDVKIIRKSALILNIDDKKISDTFKCKSPAKFFDGLASMCLGIAVGLLAVAAAVVIVAAIVGTGGVAGVIIAGMAEAAITTAVVGSLGAALVSPISYLIGEYKQAHECDCTLDAGSMWIDQHPHVTIDGKKAILQKSILKCTKKGLIQPFIDSAIANEVALKFSANNNKELDEHNEQQLWMGIVNGFSTLGDPLGTAIGVAFAGYEYYDGNDDETLANESATEEDDNKTDWHNGTRDNTVGTVAGAGKGTKDVVEAITEQNKTIIRELMDQGASYEVASQLTGFGEKTFGSEFLHTGVGLGVGLGFGVAGAVGNHYIAKYYKDKKVELIREVKEIGNEAAGKDAENNIGIIANKGKS, from the coding sequence ATGGGAAGTTCTTATTTACCATCGGGCGTACTGGTTAACTGCACACTCATGACAGTAACGAAACCGCAGAACCTGGGTATATCACGCTCCAAAAAAGATGTTAAAATTATCAGGAAGAGTGCTTTGATATTAAATATAGATGATAAAAAAATCAGCGATACTTTTAAATGTAAATCACCGGCTAAATTCTTTGATGGATTGGCATCAATGTGCTTGGGTATTGCTGTGGGGTTATTGGCAGTTGCTGCTGCCGTGGTAATAGTTGCTGCTATCGTTGGCACAGGTGGCGTTGCGGGGGTAATAATTGCCGGTATGGCAGAGGCTGCAATAACAACTGCTGTGGTTGGCTCTCTTGGCGCTGCCCTGGTTAGTCCTATATCATACCTTATTGGCGAATATAAGCAAGCTCATGAATGTGATTGCACGCTGGATGCCGGTTCTATGTGGATCGATCAGCACCCGCACGTAACCATAGACGGAAAAAAAGCCATTCTTCAAAAATCTATCTTAAAGTGTACCAAAAAGGGGCTCATACAACCATTTATAGATAGTGCGATAGCCAACGAAGTAGCTCTGAAATTTTCAGCCAATAATAATAAAGAATTAGACGAACATAATGAGCAACAGCTTTGGATGGGTATTGTAAATGGTTTTAGTACCCTTGGCGACCCCTTAGGTACTGCTATTGGAGTTGCGTTTGCCGGTTATGAATATTATGATGGCAATGATGATGAGACATTAGCTAACGAGAGCGCGACAGAAGAAGACGATAATAAAACCGACTGGCATAACGGCACACGCGATAACACGGTGGGTACAGTGGCAGGGGCCGGTAAAGGCACCAAAGATGTAGTAGAGGCCATTACCGAGCAAAACAAAACAATTATAAGAGAATTAATGGACCAGGGAGCCAGCTATGAAGTAGCCAGCCAGTTGACCGGTTTTGGCGAAAAAACCTTTGGCAGCGAATTTTTACATACAGGCGTTGGTTTAGGTGTTGGTTTAGGTTTTGGTGTTGCCGGTGCTGTTGGTAATCATTATATAGCTAAATATTATAAAGATAAGAAGGTGGAGCTAATCAGAGAAGTGAAAGAAATTGGTAATGAGGCCGCCGGAAAAGACGCTGAAAATAACATCGGCATAATAGCCAATAAAGGGAAAAGTTAA
- a CDS encoding type VI secretion system Vgr family protein, with the protein MEKKLIVDINIEGTSITHFSTFNLDQRFNEHHTFQLRFNHDQVEEYNQVTLQNSKDFIGKNITVQFGVASGSENIFSGIVTKVELSQSHGFHGDILVSGFSPGILIDRGPDLGSYLNKDLKTIIQLATQDAPQNDLKFSIKPTNTSPIDYLIQYRESDYDFINRLSAEYYEWFYYDGQKLNFGKPDKLEEVSLIYGRDLHSLQYAMQIAPLKQNKFAYIPKQDELLKAEPQGGAGSNPDVSHAISASNKVFSKVFNGPMEVRVNSQKEISDFVNNEQKAQIAELVNIIGNGDNPQVGLGKVLNVSTSMRGATSFELQDFGKFLVTAVYHQIDGVGHYQNTFEGVTADTERLPVNEAAKPNPDMQLADVTDNNDPNKQGRIKVKFKWQCQSNDDTEWLRVVSPNAGSGDTGKNRGFLVVPEKGDQVIIAFEEGNIARPVVMGSVYHSNNVDSGGFTDSNIKGMTSRKGSHLQFNDAEHALALATSGANMLHVHEGQGLVQTTAKKIIAHQTGQNAMVMNSDEGLIGVSALKKIIHETGGNGVEIENQNGSIIISAKQSITIQCGNSKITLTPEQIVIDSKNTFIN; encoded by the coding sequence ATGGAAAAGAAATTAATAGTTGATATCAACATAGAAGGGACTTCGATAACTCACTTTTCAACATTTAACCTTGATCAGCGTTTTAACGAGCACCACACGTTCCAGTTACGATTTAACCACGACCAGGTTGAAGAATACAACCAGGTAACACTACAAAACTCCAAAGATTTTATCGGGAAAAACATAACGGTACAATTTGGTGTAGCCAGTGGGAGCGAAAACATTTTTAGCGGTATAGTAACCAAAGTAGAGCTATCGCAGAGCCATGGTTTTCATGGGGATATCCTGGTAAGCGGCTTTAGTCCGGGCATACTGATAGACCGTGGCCCCGACCTGGGCTCGTATCTGAATAAAGATCTGAAAACGATCATCCAGCTGGCCACGCAGGATGCCCCTCAAAACGATCTGAAGTTTAGCATCAAACCCACCAATACTTCACCGATAGATTACCTGATCCAATACCGGGAAAGCGATTACGATTTTATCAACCGGCTGTCGGCCGAATACTATGAGTGGTTTTACTACGATGGCCAAAAACTGAACTTCGGTAAACCAGATAAGCTGGAAGAAGTAAGCCTGATCTACGGTAGAGATTTGCACAGCCTGCAATACGCCATGCAGATAGCCCCGCTAAAACAAAACAAATTTGCTTATATCCCCAAACAGGACGAATTGCTGAAAGCCGAACCGCAGGGCGGTGCAGGCAGTAACCCGGATGTATCGCATGCGATAAGTGCCTCGAACAAAGTATTCAGCAAGGTATTCAATGGCCCGATGGAAGTACGGGTGAACTCGCAAAAAGAGATCAGCGATTTTGTAAACAACGAGCAAAAGGCACAGATAGCCGAACTGGTGAACATCATCGGCAATGGGGATAACCCGCAGGTAGGTCTGGGCAAAGTATTAAACGTAAGCACCAGCATGCGTGGAGCCACGAGCTTCGAATTGCAGGATTTTGGCAAGTTCCTGGTCACAGCGGTATATCACCAGATAGATGGCGTGGGCCACTACCAGAATACCTTTGAAGGCGTAACAGCCGACACGGAACGGCTGCCGGTAAACGAAGCAGCCAAACCCAACCCGGATATGCAGCTGGCGGATGTAACCGACAATAACGACCCGAATAAACAGGGACGTATCAAGGTAAAATTCAAATGGCAGTGCCAGTCGAACGACGATACCGAATGGCTGCGGGTGGTAAGTCCTAACGCGGGTAGTGGCGATACGGGTAAAAACAGAGGGTTTTTAGTTGTCCCTGAGAAAGGCGACCAGGTTATTATTGCTTTTGAAGAAGGCAACATAGCCCGGCCAGTGGTCATGGGAAGTGTTTATCATAGCAATAACGTAGATAGCGGCGGCTTTACCGACAGCAACATTAAAGGGATGACATCACGAAAAGGAAGCCATTTGCAATTTAATGATGCAGAGCATGCTTTGGCGCTGGCCACATCTGGCGCTAATATGCTGCACGTGCATGAAGGGCAGGGATTGGTTCAAACTACAGCCAAAAAAATCATCGCTCATCAAACTGGTCAAAACGCGATGGTAATGAATAGCGACGAAGGACTTATTGGCGTGTCTGCATTGAAAAAGATCATACATGAAACTGGGGGCAATGGTGTCGAAATAGAAAATCAAAACGGATCTATAATAATATCAGCCAAGCAATCAATAACAATCCAATGTGGCAACAGTAAAATTACGTTAACTCCGGAACAGATAGTTATTGATAGCAAAAACACTTTTATAAACTAA
- the tssD gene encoding type VI secretion system tube protein TssD, translated as MAFKARISLGSSKEFDVLQCSFSLNRDVDAKGRPSSGVYGGTIQVEVESTEDTSVIESMVNNQYKPINGTITFKKSDEDAKMKELTFEEGYIIQYNEGISIIGNNPMSLSFVISARKLKMGNAQHENDWPK; from the coding sequence ATGGCTTTCAAAGCAAGAATTAGTCTCGGATCATCAAAAGAATTTGATGTGCTGCAATGCAGCTTTTCGTTAAACAGAGATGTGGACGCAAAAGGCCGTCCGTCATCTGGTGTTTACGGTGGTACCATACAAGTTGAAGTAGAATCAACTGAAGATACCTCGGTTATCGAATCAATGGTTAATAATCAATACAAACCAATCAACGGAACTATCACCTTCAAAAAATCAGACGAAGACGCCAAAATGAAGGAGTTGACTTTTGAAGAAGGTTACATTATCCAGTATAACGAAGGCATATCTATCATTGGTAACAACCCAATGTCATTAAGCTTTGTTATATCGGCACGTAAACTAAAAATGGGCAATGCCCAGCACGAAAACGACTGGCCTAAATAA
- the tssD gene encoding type VI secretion system tube protein TssD, with product MAFKARLNFSGKDYDVLTCSYALNRDVDSKGRPSSGVYGGTIDIEIESTEDTSIIESMVNNQYKPIAGTLLIKKSEEDAKMKELSFEDGYIVKYSEGIDITGSTPMSLKFVISARKLKLGSAEHVNDWPGKN from the coding sequence ATGGCTTTCAAAGCAAGATTAAATTTTTCGGGCAAGGATTACGATGTTCTTACTTGCTCGTATGCGCTTAACCGCGATGTTGATTCAAAAGGACGCCCATCTTCCGGCGTTTATGGTGGTACGATCGATATCGAGATCGAATCAACCGAAGACACTTCCATCATCGAGTCGATGGTAAACAACCAGTACAAACCTATTGCAGGTACTTTGCTGATCAAAAAATCTGAAGAAGATGCTAAAATGAAAGAGCTTTCTTTTGAAGATGGTTACATTGTAAAGTATTCTGAAGGGATTGACATTACTGGATCTACTCCAATGAGCCTAAAATTTGTAATCTCAGCACGCAAGCTTAAATTAGGCAGTGCCGAGCATGTAAATGACTGGCCGGGCAAAAATTAA
- a CDS encoding NAD(P)H-dependent oxidoreductase, producing MRQLLIINADINKGENTAALIGAYKDGAEAAGTVVKELVIADLKFNPNKQFALPNTDTEPDLLQSISMLKWATHIAIFCPVYKDSINTRIKGFFDRIFMPDQVFISPAGRMDINFSGKSARIISILDEPAWEDWQKNQHPTYLAIKKGILEKRQIKPVHTSTIGHLYSLQNEYSKKWLQKLYSFGLKLI from the coding sequence ATGAGGCAACTATTGATTATTAATGCAGACATTAATAAAGGCGAAAATACCGCCGCATTGATTGGCGCTTATAAAGATGGGGCGGAAGCAGCCGGCACTGTTGTAAAAGAGCTGGTTATTGCCGATTTAAAATTTAACCCCAATAAACAGTTTGCCCTGCCCAATACTGATACCGAGCCCGATTTGCTGCAATCCATCAGCATGTTAAAATGGGCTACACATATCGCTATTTTTTGCCCTGTTTATAAAGATTCCATCAATACCCGCATCAAAGGCTTTTTTGATCGCATATTTATGCCCGACCAGGTATTTATAAGTCCTGCCGGGCGTATGGATATTAACTTTAGTGGAAAATCTGCCAGAATAATATCTATACTGGATGAGCCGGCCTGGGAAGATTGGCAAAAAAATCAGCACCCTACTTACTTAGCTATCAAAAAGGGAATTCTCGAAAAACGTCAGATAAAACCCGTGCATACCAGCACTATAGGGCATCTATACTCCCTGCAAAACGAATACAGCAAAAAGTGGCTGCAAAAATTATATTCGTTTGGGTTAAAACTTATTTGA